The genomic region TATTTTTTAATTGATCTTTGGTTACTTCTTGGATTAACAAAGCATTCATATGAACTTTAGTATATAAAAATATAAATTAAAATCAAGAGAGATTTAAATTTTATAATAAATTATATCTCCATCCCGAACAACATAATCGCGGCCTTCAATTTTTAGCTTACCAGCTTCGCGACACTTTGCCCATGAACCTAATTCAACAAAGTCTTTCCAATAGACAGTTTCGGCTTTAATGAATTTTTCTTGAAAATCTTTATGTATTAATCCTGCTGCTTCCCAAGCAGTTGACCCATTTCTTAAAGGCCAAGCACGCGTTTCTTCTGGGCCAGTGGTTGTGAAAAAGGTAATAAGATTTAGAATTTGATAACCGCGCCTTATCAAATCATCCAAATTATTTAAATAGGGAATTCTTTTTAAACCCAATTCCTCGGCCTCTTGAGTTGTGAGATTGGCTAAATCCAACTCTTTGGCTAAATCAATTGCTAATATATCTTCGGTTTTTAATTGATTATTAGTTTGTTTTAATATTTCTTCTTGAATTTTTTGAATTTCATTTTCAGAAATAGATTCATCAACATTTAATACAAGTAGAAGCGGTTTAGCTGTTAAAAAGTTAAATTCTTTTATAAGTGCTAAATCGTTTTCGGTTAACGGATAAGAGGAAATCCATTTATTATCTTGCAAGTGTTTTTCTAATTTTTTGATTAATTCAAATTTTGCCATTGCTTCTTTGTCATGGCGTTTAATATCTCCTTCTAATTTGGTAAAAATTCTTCCTAGAGT from Patescibacteria group bacterium harbors:
- the ychF gene encoding redox-regulated ATPase YchF yields the protein MLSLGIVGLPNIGKSTLFQAITKKQVGIANFPFTTIDPNIGLAPVKDERLDKIAAIQKSEKIIPATVKFVDIAGLVKGAAQGLGLGNQFLAHIREVTAIVEIIRLFTAENVPHVERDVNPLRDLEIISTELVLADLETLGRIFTKLEGDIKRHDKEAMAKFELIKKLEKHLQDNKWISSYPLTENDLALIKEFNFLTAKPLLLVLNVDESISENEIQKIQEEILKQTNNQLKTEDILAIDLAKELDLANLTTQEAEELGLKRIPYLNNLDDLIRRGYQILNLITFFTTTGPEETRAWPLRNGSTAWEAAGLIHKDFQEKFIKAETVYWKDFVELGSWAKCREAGKLKIEGRDYVVRDGDIIYYKI